A window of the Aquarana catesbeiana isolate 2022-GZ linkage group LG05, ASM4218655v1, whole genome shotgun sequence genome harbors these coding sequences:
- the LOC141145314 gene encoding hemoglobin subunit alpha-3-like encodes MSLSASEKAAVLSILGKISPKANDLGAEFINRLLIVYPLTERYFRDFGPTPGSSDLKTHGAKIMNALKSAANHLNDPAGNLSALTDQDENQIKMDPGTYGMLSRVILEVLDSHFPGDFTPKVQVAWEKFLALAAPVFTK; translated from the exons ATGAGTCTGTCTGCTAGCGAGAAGGCTGCTGTTCTTTCCATATTGGGCAAGATTTCCCCCAAGGCCAATGATCTGGGTGCTGAGTTTATTAACAG GCTTTTAATTGTCTACCCCCTAACCGAAAGATATTTCCGCGACTTTGGCCCGACCCCTGGCTCTTCTGACCTCAAGACACATGGTGCAAAGATTATGAATGCTCTTAAAAGTGCAGCCAATCACCTGAATGACCCGGCTGGCAACCTGTCTGCCCTCACTGACCAGGATGAAAACCAGATAAAAATGGATCCAGGAACCTATGGC ATGTTGTCTCGGGTTATCCTGGAGGTCTTGGATTCTCACTTCCCTGGTGATTTCACTCCTAAAGTTCAGGTTGCCTGGGAAAAATTCCTTGCTCTAGCTGCTCCAGTCTTCACCAAGTAA